GCGCTAAAAAGGGGGGAACAGTCAATTCTGGAATCCGCAGTGCCGGAGTTTGAAAAGATCATGATAGAAACTGCCCTGAAGCACACGGGAGGGCGTCGCCGGGATGCATCGATTCTGTTAGGCTGGGGGCGTAACACTCTCACCCGCAAAATCAATGAACTGGGCATGGACAGCATTGAAGAGGAGTGAAGCGCAAGCTATAACTGCCAATCAGGAGGCACTCTCAGGACATGAGAACCATAGCTTTTTACAGCCCGAAAGGAGGCGTTGGGAAAACCGCCTCTGCAGTAAATATTGCCTATCTGGCAAGCCTCAGTGGGTACTCAACACTACTATGGGATCTGGACTCGCAAGGTTCTGCCAGCTTTTATCTGTCCGGGGGCAAGCCAGGCGAAGGCAAGAAAATTTCAAAACTGCTGGAAGGTCGTGTGCCAATCGCAGATTTTATAGAAGAGGATATCTACCCCAACCTGGATTTCATACCTGCCCACAAAAGCTTCCGGAACCTGGATATACGGCTTGAAGAAGACGAGCGCAGCCTGCCGTTAAAAGAAATGCTATCCCCCCTGTCTGAGGACACCAGCCTTGTTGTACTGGACTGTCCACCCGGCCAGTCCCGATTGACCGAACAAGTCCTGAAAATCGCCGATCTGGTCTACGTGCCGCTGGTTCCCACCTGGCTGTCGTTAAACAGCTGGAGGCAGTTTAACGAGCTTGTCTGCAACAAAAAACTAGGCGAAAAAAAGCTCCGGCCTTTTTTTACGCTGGTAGATAGACGCAAAAAACTCCACCGGGAACTCATAGAGCAGAACTCCGAACTGTTTGATAAACCGTCAAGAGCCATGATTCCCTACTCCAGTGCAGTAGAACGGATGGGGGAGGAAGGGTTACCCCTGGAATTACTCAGCCCGAAATCCCAGCCAGCGATTGCCTATCGGCGGCTATGGTCAGAAATTCAATCCGAACTCCGGATATAAAACCTCAGATAAACGAGCCCTTCATACTATCCCGAAGACCTGGTTAAACCATCCTGATATTGACTGATCCACCAATAAAAAACGGCCACCTTAGCAGCCGTTCCTTACAGACCAAACCACTCTCAGGTGAACCCTAGAACGGAATGTCATCATCAAAGTCATCAACCGGCTCAGGCATGCTGCCACCCTGTGCTGGCTGACCAGGGTTTTGATTATAACCTCCAGCCTGCTGGGGTTGCTGGGGTTGCTGGGGTTGCTGATTATTCTGAGCTGGTGCAGCTGGCGTCGCCTGCTGCTGAGGACGACCGGCAGGAGCACCTTGATTCATGCCGCCTTCACCACCACGACTGTCCAGCATCTGCATCTGGCCGTTAATATCAACAACCACCTCGGTTGTGTAAACGTCCTGACCTTCCTTATTCTGCCATTTACGGGTCTGTAGTTTACCCTCGATATAGACCTTGGAACCCTTTCGTAGGTATTGGCCGGCCACCTCAGCAATTTTTCCGAACATGACAATCCGATGCCATTCAGTTTTCGGAACCATCTGGCCTGTCTGGCGATCCTTGTAACTCTCATCCGTCGCAAGAGTCAGATTCACCACTGCATTTCCGTTCGGGGTATAGCGGGTATCCGGGTCCTGCCCGAGATTCCCGATAAGAATAACTTTGTTTACGCCTCGTGCCATGTTCTGCTCCCGATTCAGTTTTCAGCGACACCCGCTCTCCTTGCGGGCCTCCGGATTTCAAGAACTGCTACCCTGTCGGACAAAAGCAAAGTCCGCAAGTAACGCCTCATCAAAGTACTCCCGATCCACCTTCAGATAAGCGGTGGCAGCATTCTCAACAATGACTACATCCTGCACGCCCGGCAAGCGGCGCAGACTGCTATCAACTTCGTCGTACTTATCGTCGACCATATCCCGCAACTGTACCACGAAACCCGAGAAGTGGCCCGGCGCAGCCATTGTCAAAGCAACCAGTAACCAGAGTCCGAGAACAGTCACCATAAACCAGACAACACCTTCAGTTCCAACCTGCTGTAACAGGAAGCCGCCAAAGGCGCCTCCCAGAAAAGCACCCATGAACTGTGAAGTGGAGTAAACACCCATGGCGGTTCCCTTACTTGCGGCCGGCGCCTCCTTACTGATCAGGGACGGCAGGCTGGCTTCCAGTAGATTGAACGCCATAAAAAAGAAAAACAGCACCACCCACGCGACCGGCAGGCTCCCAGCTATTCCTGAAAGCCCCGCCGTCGCCAGAGTAAGCAAAGCGATAGCACCGCATAAAACAGGCTTCATTTTGCGCTTCTTCTCGCCAATGATGATGAATGGCACCATGGCGAAAAATGACGTAATCATCACAGTCAGATAGAACCACCAGTGCGAACCGCTGGCAAGCCCAAGCTGATCCTGCAACATAGACGGAAACACCAGAAACAATGAGGTCAACACCAGATGCAGTGAAAAAATACCAAAGTCCAGTCGCAGCAGGCGCTTGTCAGACAGAACCCGCCCCAACATGGCTTTCGCAGGATGCGTGTCAGCGCTTGTTTTATGCTGGTGCGGTGTAGGTACCACGCGACTGACTATGAACAAGGCCACTATGGCAAGTACTGCGGTTGCATAGAAAATACCGGACAACCCCCACACTGAGCCCAGCAAAGGCCCCAGAACCAGAGAAACCGAAAACGAAAGCCCGATGGAGATACCAACCGTTGCCATGGCCTTGGTTCGCTCTTCCTCTCGGGTCAGGTCACTGAGCAGCGCCATAAGCACACTCGCAACAGCTCCAGCGCCCTGAAGAATCCGGCCAGCAATAACTACGTATATAGAGTCTGTTGAACCTGCGAGAATACTGCCTGCTGCGAAAAGAATCAGGCCAATATAAATCATACGTTTACGGCCAACCCGGTCAGAAAGCAGGCCAAAAGGTATCTGGAGCAGAGCCTGGCTCAGGCCGTATGCACCAATAGCAAAGCCGAGCAGGGCCGGCGTTGCGCTCTTGAGTTCGCCGCCAAGCAACATAAATACAGGCATGACCATAAACAACCCAAGCATACGGATGGCGTAAACTGATGCCAACGCAGCTACGGAGCGTTTTTCCAGGGCGTTCATGGCGATTGGCTCCTCTTCCGGGGTTGAAAGCATGACCCTGCGCAAGAATATATGTTCAACAGGCGGCGCATTGTAGCAGAAGCTTCCCCAGCGGGGGACAGGTAGAACATTACCTGCATTTTCGCCGTGGCGGGCGTAACACGGTATAATTTCCGTTTTTTCTCCAAGTGAGGCGTTATGGATCATATCCAGATCAAAGGGGCACGGACCCACAACCTGAAGAACATAGACCTGGATATACCAAGGGACAAACTGATCGTCATTACCGGCCTGTCCGGCTCAGGCAAATCATCCCTGGCATTTGACACACTTTATGCCGAAGGGCAAAGGCGCTATGTGGAATCTCTATCCACCTATGCGCGGCAATTTCTTTCCATGATGGAAAAACCTGATGTTGATCACATTGAGGGCCTGTCTCCTGCTATTTCCATCGAACAAAAGTCTACCTCTCACAACCCTCGCTCCACCGTGGGAACCATCACCGAAATATACGATTACCTTCGGTTATTGTTTGCCCGGGCCGGGGAACCCAGGTGCCCCGATCATGGTCAGCCACTGGAAGCACAGACCGTAAGTCAAATGGTTGACCAGGTACTGGCCATGCCGGAAAACAGCAAGCTGATGATCCTTGCACCAGTTATCCGGGATCGCAAAGGCGAGCATATCCAGGTCGTGGAAACCATGCGAAGCCAGGGCTTTATCCGCCTGCGAGTGGATGGCACAGTTTATGACATCGACGACGTGCCTCCGCTCGACAAGAAGCGCAAACACCAGATCGACGTGGTTGTTGATCGCTTCAAGGTAAAGCCGGGCCTTGAACAACGACTTGCCGAAAGCTTCGAAACTGCCCTGGGCCTGGCCGACGGCATTGCTCTGGTCGCCGCGATGGATGGCGAAAAAAACAGCACAGACACAGAGCAAACCTTTTCCGCAAAGTACGCATGTACGCAATGCGGTTATGCCTTGAGCGAACTCGAACCCAAACTGTTTTCCTTTAATAACCCTGCAGGCGCCTGCCCTACCTGTGATGGCCTGGGTGTTAAACAGTTTTTTGATGCGGATAAAATTGTACAGCACCCTGAAGCTACACTCGCAGCCGGAGCTATCAAGGGCTGGGACCGCAGAGCGGTTTATTATTTTCAGATGCTCGGAAGCGTTGCCGAACATTATGACATCGACCTCGAAACTCCCTGGGATGAGCTTCCGGAGAGTTTCCGGACAACGCTACTGTTCGGATCCGGAACGGAGGAAATTCCGTTTCGCTACGTGAATTCCCGCGGCCACACCATGGAGAAGTCACATTCTTTCGAAGGGATTATCCCTAACCTTGAACGGCGCTACCGGGAAACTGATTCCCCAAGCGTTCGCGAGGAGCTTGCACGCAACCTCAGTACCCAGGCCTGCAAAGATTGCAACGGCTCCCGCCTGCGTCGCAGCGCCCGGCACGTTTTCATCGAAGAAAATAACCTTCCGGATCTGACCCACCTCCCTATCGGCGAAGCCTATTCCTACTTTGACAAACTTACACTGCCTGGCCGGCGCGGAGAAATCGCGGAGAAGATTACGAAAGAAGTGAGACAGCGGCTTCAGTTTTTGGTCAACGTAGGCCTGGAATACCTGACACTGGAACGCAGCGCAGATACGCTTTCCGGCGGAGAAGCCCAGAGAATAAGGCTGGCTAGTCAGATCGGTGCCGGATTAGTAGGCGTGATGTACATACTGGATGAGCCCTCCATTGGACTTCATCAACGGGACAACGATCGACTGTTGAGCACACTCACTCACCTTCGCGATCTTGGCAATACCGTAATAGTGGTCGAACACGATGAAGACGCTATTCGTGCCGCGGACTATGTTATTGATATCGGCCCCGGCGCCGGGGTTCATGGCGGGAAGATTATTGCTCAGGGAACGCCGGCACAAATTCTGGAAAACCCTGATTCCCTCACCGGTCAGTATCTCAGCGGCGTTAAAGAAATTGCTATTCCCAAAAGCAGAAACAAGGGTACAGGTCAAACTCTGACACTCAGCGGAGCTACCGGCAACAATCTTCAGAATGTCACCCTTTCCCTCCCCCTCGGCGTGATGACCTGTGTGACTGGCGTTTCAGGCTCTGGCAAATCGACACTGATAAACAGCACCCTCTACCCCGTCGCAGCGGCCAAGCTCAACAAGGCTACCAGCCTGAGCCACTCGCCCTATGAAGCCATGACCGGACTGGACCAGCTGGACAAGGTAATTGATATTGACCAAAGCCCCATAGGCCGGACGCCCCGTTCAAACCCGGCAACCTACACAGGTCTTTTCACCCCTATACGGGAATTGTTCGCAGGAACACAAGAGGCGCGATCAAGGGGGTACAAGCCCGGGCGCTTCTCTTTTAATGTCAAAGGTGGTCGCTGCGAAGCATGTCAGGGCGACGGGATGATAAAGGTAGAAATGCACTTCCTTCCGGACGTATACGTCCCCTGCGATGTCTGTAAAGCCAAACGCTACAACCGGGAAACCCTGGAAGTACGTTACAAGGGCAAAAACATCAATGAAGTTCTGAGCATGACTGTAGAAGAAGGCCGGGAATTTTTCGATGCAGTGCCCTTTCTCGCAAGAAAACTACAGACCCTCATCGATGTAGGGCTCTCCTACATTCGCCTGGGACAAAGTGCGGTAACTCTGTCCGGTGGCGAGGCTCAGCGTGTAAAACTGGCCAAAGAGCTCTCAAAAAGAGACA
This Marinobacter sp. ANT_B65 DNA region includes the following protein-coding sequences:
- a CDS encoding ParA family protein, whose protein sequence is MRTIAFYSPKGGVGKTASAVNIAYLASLSGYSTLLWDLDSQGSASFYLSGGKPGEGKKISKLLEGRVPIADFIEEDIYPNLDFIPAHKSFRNLDIRLEEDERSLPLKEMLSPLSEDTSLVVLDCPPGQSRLTEQVLKIADLVYVPLVPTWLSLNSWRQFNELVCNKKLGEKKLRPFFTLVDRRKKLHRELIEQNSELFDKPSRAMIPYSSAVERMGEEGLPLELLSPKSQPAIAYRRLWSEIQSELRI
- the ssb gene encoding single-stranded DNA-binding protein is translated as MARGVNKVILIGNLGQDPDTRYTPNGNAVVNLTLATDESYKDRQTGQMVPKTEWHRIVMFGKIAEVAGQYLRKGSKVYIEGKLQTRKWQNKEGQDVYTTEVVVDINGQMQMLDSRGGEGGMNQGAPAGRPQQQATPAAPAQNNQQPQQPQQPQQAGGYNQNPGQPAQGGSMPEPVDDFDDDIPF
- the uvrA gene encoding excinuclease ABC subunit UvrA, yielding MDHIQIKGARTHNLKNIDLDIPRDKLIVITGLSGSGKSSLAFDTLYAEGQRRYVESLSTYARQFLSMMEKPDVDHIEGLSPAISIEQKSTSHNPRSTVGTITEIYDYLRLLFARAGEPRCPDHGQPLEAQTVSQMVDQVLAMPENSKLMILAPVIRDRKGEHIQVVETMRSQGFIRLRVDGTVYDIDDVPPLDKKRKHQIDVVVDRFKVKPGLEQRLAESFETALGLADGIALVAAMDGEKNSTDTEQTFSAKYACTQCGYALSELEPKLFSFNNPAGACPTCDGLGVKQFFDADKIVQHPEATLAAGAIKGWDRRAVYYFQMLGSVAEHYDIDLETPWDELPESFRTTLLFGSGTEEIPFRYVNSRGHTMEKSHSFEGIIPNLERRYRETDSPSVREELARNLSTQACKDCNGSRLRRSARHVFIEENNLPDLTHLPIGEAYSYFDKLTLPGRRGEIAEKITKEVRQRLQFLVNVGLEYLTLERSADTLSGGEAQRIRLASQIGAGLVGVMYILDEPSIGLHQRDNDRLLSTLTHLRDLGNTVIVVEHDEDAIRAADYVIDIGPGAGVHGGKIIAQGTPAQILENPDSLTGQYLSGVKEIAIPKSRNKGTGQTLTLSGATGNNLQNVTLSLPLGVMTCVTGVSGSGKSTLINSTLYPVAAAKLNKATSLSHSPYEAMTGLDQLDKVIDIDQSPIGRTPRSNPATYTGLFTPIRELFAGTQEARSRGYKPGRFSFNVKGGRCEACQGDGMIKVEMHFLPDVYVPCDVCKAKRYNRETLEVRYKGKNINEVLSMTVEEGREFFDAVPFLARKLQTLIDVGLSYIRLGQSAVTLSGGEAQRVKLAKELSKRDTGKTLYILDEPTTGLHFYDIQQLLNVLQRLRDHGNTIVVIEHNLDVIKTADWVIDLGPEGGSGGGKIIAEGTPEQVAANPVSHTGRYLKQMLPI
- a CDS encoding MFS transporter, with product MNALEKRSVAALASVYAIRMLGLFMVMPVFMLLGGELKSATPALLGFAIGAYGLSQALLQIPFGLLSDRVGRKRMIYIGLILFAAGSILAGSTDSIYVVIAGRILQGAGAVASVLMALLSDLTREEERTKAMATVGISIGLSFSVSLVLGPLLGSVWGLSGIFYATAVLAIVALFIVSRVVPTPHQHKTSADTHPAKAMLGRVLSDKRLLRLDFGIFSLHLVLTSLFLVFPSMLQDQLGLASGSHWWFYLTVMITSFFAMVPFIIIGEKKRKMKPVLCGAIALLTLATAGLSGIAGSLPVAWVVLFFFFMAFNLLEASLPSLISKEAPAASKGTAMGVYSTSQFMGAFLGGAFGGFLLQQVGTEGVVWFMVTVLGLWLLVALTMAAPGHFSGFVVQLRDMVDDKYDEVDSSLRRLPGVQDVVIVENAATAYLKVDREYFDEALLADFAFVRQGSSS